The following is a genomic window from Ancylomarina subtilis.
TCAAAATTAGAGATCATAAAATAACATGTCTTATCTTTTCTTCACAAAAAAGCGCTTTACCAAATCAGCACAATCCTCTTCGAGAATGCCGGTTATAAGTTCTGTACGAGGATGGAGTGGCGAGGGTGAAAATGCCGTAAAACCTCTTTTTTTGTCTCCCGCACCATAAACGATACGACTAATCTGCGACCAGGCTAAAGCGCCAGCACACATATTGCAGGGTTCAAGTGTCACATACAGGGTACAATCCTTCAGATACTTTCCGCCTAAATAATTTGCCGCAG
Proteins encoded in this region:
- a CDS encoding nucleoside deaminase, coding for MEEMINPFSDEYFMKQALEEAHKAFDEDEIPVGAIVVCNNRIIARAHNLTERLNDVTAHAEMQAITAAANYLGGKYLKDCTLYVTLEPCNMCAGALAWSQISRIVYGAGDKKRGFTAFSPSPLHPRTELITGILEEDCADLVKRFFVKKR